A region of Solibacillus isronensis DNA encodes the following proteins:
- a CDS encoding zinc metallopeptidase: MYIIYFIIILLLPIYAQMKVKSTYKKFAKVPAEKGMTGAQVARYILDQHGLTDVRVVPTQGFLADHYNPATKTVALSEDNYYNSSIAGTSVAAHEVGHAIQHAEAYSFLTLRSKLVPVANISSNMSWIFVIIGILASSSGFLLLGIALLLAGVVFQVVTLPVEFDASKRAMNEVVSLGIINNTEERSARKVLNAAAMTYVAAAAVAIMELLRLILIYTGMSSED, encoded by the coding sequence ATGTATATTATTTACTTTATCATCATTTTACTGTTACCTATATATGCACAAATGAAGGTAAAGAGTACTTACAAAAAGTTTGCTAAAGTTCCAGCTGAAAAAGGAATGACAGGTGCTCAAGTAGCACGTTATATTTTAGACCAACATGGTTTAACAGATGTTCGTGTTGTACCGACTCAAGGTTTTTTAGCTGACCACTATAATCCTGCAACTAAAACGGTTGCTTTGTCTGAAGACAACTACTACAATTCTTCAATCGCCGGTACATCTGTAGCAGCGCACGAAGTCGGTCATGCGATACAGCATGCGGAGGCTTATTCGTTCTTAACATTACGTTCGAAATTAGTGCCGGTAGCTAATATTTCATCGAATATGTCTTGGATTTTTGTAATAATCGGTATTTTAGCTTCATCTTCAGGTTTCCTGTTGCTAGGTATTGCTTTATTATTAGCGGGTGTGGTGTTCCAAGTTGTAACATTACCGGTAGAGTTCGATGCATCCAAACGTGCGATGAATGAAGTCGTATCTTTAGGGATTATCAACAATACTGAAGAACGCTCAGCGCGTAAAGTATTAAATGCAGCGGCAATGACATACGTGGCAGCAGCAGCTGTAGCAATAATGGAACTATTACGTTTAATCCTGATTTACACAGGCATGTCTTCGGAAGATTAA
- a CDS encoding CCA tRNA nucleotidyltransferase, with protein MWLKKRMIPQQWQAAKEVIKKIEHAGFEAFIVGGAVRDHYLQKENNDVDIATSALPEEIQTIFSQTIDVGIAHGTVIVLDCGEPIEVTTYRTESTYSDHRRPDTVEFVRNLQEDLKRRDFTMNAMALSQTGEYIDYYDGRQHIDSKVICAVGEPDQRFEEDALRMLRAVRFAAQLHFSIEENTFDAIRQKAASIEYVAIERIQVELSKIFISAHAAFGIEYMEKTTLSNFLNGDFTSSDWTRFYSEDRQVGWAYFCLVNGSDLTLLTKYRCSNKEKLFVKTVLDAYESLLSGISLADLMRFDPMILKTAYQFSIWQNHKLESSYEQLVARKNTLPIQHLNELAITGKDLLEWSPKKRGSWIKQTLDAAVEAVLNGKVQNDKQQLKEWFYAFHDEG; from the coding sequence GTGTGGTTGAAAAAAAGAATGATTCCGCAACAATGGCAAGCGGCAAAGGAAGTCATTAAAAAGATTGAACATGCCGGTTTTGAAGCTTTTATTGTAGGAGGAGCGGTGCGGGATCATTATTTGCAAAAAGAAAATAATGATGTCGATATCGCAACGAGTGCATTGCCAGAAGAAATTCAAACAATTTTTTCCCAAACAATTGATGTAGGTATCGCTCACGGGACGGTCATTGTTCTGGACTGTGGAGAACCAATCGAAGTAACAACTTACCGGACAGAGTCTACATACAGTGATCATCGTCGTCCGGATACAGTCGAATTCGTTCGAAATTTACAAGAGGATTTAAAACGCCGGGATTTTACAATGAATGCGATGGCGCTTAGTCAAACGGGAGAGTACATCGATTATTACGATGGCCGCCAACATATCGACAGCAAAGTTATTTGTGCTGTAGGGGAGCCGGATCAGCGTTTTGAAGAAGATGCGCTCCGAATGCTGCGGGCTGTTCGATTTGCTGCACAGCTTCACTTCTCCATCGAGGAAAACACTTTCGATGCAATCAGGCAAAAAGCAGCGTCGATTGAATATGTTGCAATCGAGCGCATTCAAGTAGAATTATCAAAAATTTTTATTTCTGCTCATGCTGCATTCGGCATTGAATATATGGAAAAAACGACATTGAGTAATTTTCTGAATGGCGATTTTACTTCTTCTGATTGGACGCGGTTTTATTCAGAAGACCGCCAAGTTGGCTGGGCATATTTCTGTTTAGTAAACGGCAGTGATTTGACGCTCCTTACGAAGTATCGCTGTTCGAATAAGGAGAAGCTCTTCGTAAAAACGGTGTTGGATGCTTATGAAAGCCTACTCAGCGGGATAAGCCTTGCTGATTTAATGCGCTTTGATCCAATGATTCTTAAAACAGCATACCAATTTTCTATTTGGCAAAATCATAAACTTGAATCGAGCTATGAACAATTAGTGGCACGAAAAAACACATTACCGATTCAGCATTTGAATGAGCTTGCGATTACAGGAAAAGACTTGTTGGAATGGTCCCCCAAAAAACGCGGCAGCTGGATTAAACAGACACTTGATGCAGCAGTAGAAGCGGTCTTAAACGGGAAAGTACAAAATGATAAACAACAATTAAAGGAATGGTTTTATGCATTTCACGATGAAGGATGA
- a CDS encoding biotin--[acetyl-CoA-carboxylase] ligase, whose amino-acid sequence MHFTMKDEILKRFLTADGEPISGQVLADELNVSRTAIWKHMQTLKQEGYEFETVKKRGYKLLSVPDKVDMGQLQQFLTTERYGRQVHYYETVESTQLVAHELVRAGAPDGTVVIAEHQTAGRGRMMREWESTEGQGIWMTVIIRPAVAPHQAPQFTLVTAVAIVEAMKSSFKNFTPEIKWPNDILINGKKTTGILTEMVAEADRIQALLIGIGINVNQQKGDFPEQLQSIATSLAIEEGEPIERVHFVANVLESLEKYSDEYVKNGFGQIKQLWEQSSGTIGKQVKATTLREVVEGEAVSITESGVLEIRQANGEIVGIYSADIELLS is encoded by the coding sequence ATGCATTTCACGATGAAGGATGAAATTTTGAAACGGTTTTTGACTGCGGATGGAGAACCGATTTCCGGCCAAGTGCTGGCGGATGAGCTCAACGTCTCCCGGACAGCAATATGGAAGCATATGCAAACATTGAAGCAGGAAGGCTATGAGTTTGAAACAGTAAAAAAACGCGGCTATAAACTGTTATCTGTACCGGATAAAGTGGATATGGGTCAATTGCAGCAATTTTTGACGACGGAACGCTATGGCCGACAAGTTCATTATTATGAAACGGTTGAGTCGACACAGCTTGTTGCGCATGAACTTGTAAGAGCTGGTGCACCGGATGGCACGGTTGTTATCGCTGAGCATCAGACGGCAGGGCGAGGGCGCATGATGCGTGAATGGGAATCGACAGAAGGACAAGGGATTTGGATGACTGTCATCATACGCCCGGCTGTTGCCCCGCATCAGGCCCCTCAATTTACTTTAGTTACTGCTGTGGCCATTGTTGAAGCGATGAAGTCGAGTTTTAAAAATTTCACACCTGAAATCAAATGGCCGAATGATATATTAATCAACGGCAAAAAAACAACAGGAATTTTGACTGAAATGGTTGCTGAGGCTGATCGCATCCAGGCATTGCTGATTGGTATAGGGATTAATGTCAATCAGCAGAAGGGTGATTTTCCTGAACAGTTGCAATCGATTGCAACTTCGCTTGCGATTGAAGAAGGAGAACCGATTGAACGTGTGCATTTCGTCGCCAATGTGCTTGAATCATTGGAGAAATACAGTGACGAATACGTAAAAAACGGTTTCGGACAAATTAAACAACTATGGGAACAGTCTTCGGGGACGATCGGAAAACAGGTCAAAGCAACAACACTCCGTGAAGTCGTTGAAGGGGAAGCTGTCAGTATTACTGAGAGTGGAGTCCTGGAAATTCGTCAAGCGAACGGGGAAATTGTTGGCATTTATTCTGCTGATATTGAACTTTTATCATAA
- the panD gene encoding aspartate 1-decarboxylase: MFRMMMNSKIHRAQVTQADLNYVGSITIDEDILDAVGMLPNEKVHIVNNNNGARFETYIIAGERGSGVICVNGAAARLVQKGDIVIIISYVYVDNKEVAEHTPTVAIMGENNTIKEIIAYEPEATIM; the protein is encoded by the coding sequence ATGTTTAGAATGATGATGAACAGTAAAATCCACCGTGCCCAAGTAACACAGGCAGATTTGAATTATGTAGGTTCCATTACAATTGATGAAGATATATTGGATGCGGTTGGAATGCTGCCGAATGAAAAAGTTCACATAGTCAACAACAACAACGGAGCACGCTTTGAAACTTATATTATTGCCGGGGAGCGCGGTTCGGGAGTTATTTGCGTAAATGGAGCAGCGGCACGCCTTGTTCAAAAAGGTGATATTGTCATCATTATTTCTTACGTGTATGTGGATAATAAAGAAGTTGCCGAACATACTCCGACTGTGGCGATTATGGGGGAAAACAATACAATTAAAGAAATAATCGCATACGAACCGGAAGCAACAATTATGTAA
- the panC gene encoding pantoate--beta-alanine ligase codes for MNVLTTIAELREVVQMAKYNRQSIGLVPTMGYLHEGHLTLAANARSENELVIMSIFVNPTQFGPNEDFESYPRDLPRDTELAKSVGVDYIFAPSVEEMYPHNGGISIRAGRQAHILCGASRPGHFDGVLQVVAKLFNLVQPDRAYFGQKDAQQVAIIQTMVRDYNFPVTIRVVPVVREEDGLAKSSRNVYLSSEERSQAPAIQQGLQLAKRELLESGSVESAIALAKKIIRDNTDGHVEYLMILSYPDLQEVDDRTEQIVVAAAVQIGKTRLIDNLIFSLKGEVIHV; via the coding sequence ATGAACGTATTAACAACTATAGCCGAGTTGCGTGAAGTAGTTCAAATGGCAAAATACAACCGGCAGTCAATCGGTCTTGTCCCGACAATGGGCTATTTACATGAAGGGCATTTAACATTGGCTGCAAACGCACGCAGCGAAAATGAACTTGTGATCATGAGTATATTCGTCAACCCAACACAATTTGGTCCAAATGAAGATTTCGAATCATACCCAAGAGATTTACCACGTGATACAGAATTGGCAAAATCGGTAGGGGTAGATTATATATTTGCACCATCTGTAGAGGAAATGTATCCGCACAATGGAGGGATTTCCATTCGTGCAGGGCGACAGGCGCATATTTTATGCGGGGCGAGCCGACCTGGTCATTTTGACGGGGTTTTGCAAGTCGTGGCGAAGCTATTTAATTTAGTGCAGCCGGATCGTGCTTATTTCGGACAAAAGGATGCCCAGCAAGTGGCGATCATTCAGACAATGGTACGCGATTACAATTTCCCGGTGACAATCCGTGTTGTTCCGGTTGTACGCGAAGAGGATGGTTTGGCAAAATCAAGCCGCAACGTTTATTTGTCTTCTGAAGAACGTTCACAGGCACCAGCAATTCAGCAAGGGCTTCAATTGGCGAAAAGAGAGCTGTTGGAATCAGGAAGTGTGGAATCGGCAATTGCACTTGCAAAAAAAATCATCCGTGACAATACAGATGGCCACGTTGAATATTTAATGATTTTATCTTACCCGGATTTACAGGAAGTCGATGATCGGACAGAGCAAATCGTTGTTGCAGCTGCCGTTCAAATTGGTAAAACACGTTTAATCGATAATTTAATTTTTTCATTAAAAGGGGAAGTAATCCATGTTTAG
- a CDS encoding 3D domain-containing protein: MFQNKLLFSFAFFVVTTLFFANATIAATHTVKKGEELDEIAERYDTSVYTLLELNEVNDIEEVTEGFVLKLPDHIKNKKAPVEKKEKKETIDDFEVVKTLTVEASAFTAYCKGCSGKTASGIDLKKNPDIKLIAVDPKIIPLGTKVWVEGYGIAVAGDTGGSIKGNRIDVFVKTKKTALNWGRKNVEIKVLK, encoded by the coding sequence ATGTTTCAAAATAAACTATTATTTAGCTTTGCCTTCTTTGTGGTCACTACCTTATTCTTCGCAAACGCGACAATTGCAGCGACGCACACTGTGAAGAAAGGTGAAGAGTTAGATGAAATTGCAGAACGTTATGACACATCAGTATATACATTGCTTGAATTAAATGAAGTTAACGACATAGAAGAAGTAACGGAAGGCTTTGTACTGAAATTACCGGATCATATTAAGAATAAGAAAGCACCGGTTGAAAAAAAGGAGAAAAAGGAAACAATTGATGACTTTGAAGTTGTCAAAACTTTAACAGTTGAAGCAAGCGCTTTTACAGCATACTGTAAAGGGTGTTCGGGAAAAACGGCTTCCGGAATAGACTTAAAGAAAAATCCGGATATTAAACTAATTGCGGTTGACCCAAAGATTATTCCGCTTGGAACGAAAGTATGGGTGGAAGGTTACGGAATTGCGGTTGCCGGTGATACAGGCGGTTCGATTAAAGGAAACCGGATTGATGTTTTTGTTAAAACAAAAAAAACCGCACTCAATTGGGGACGTAAAAATGTAGAAATTAAAGTATTAAAGTAA
- a CDS encoding menaquinol-cytochrome c reductase cytochrome b/c subunit, with translation MQRGKGMKFVGDSRVKASNRMPNVPKDYSEYPGKTEAFWPDFLLKEWMVGAVFLIGYLLLTVAHPSPLEGPADPTNASYIPLPDWYFLSMYQLLKYSYASGPYNVIGAMVIPGIAFGSLALVPFLDRTPERRPFKRPLPTAFMLLAIAALIYTTWESVQATNWEAVHAQGEITDKHLGLLPDVEVDETSEGYEIYQAQASCIGCHGGDLAGVSGPMLLGNELSAEEVQEVIVNGRGGMPAGAFTGTEEELQVLAEFIAGLKEAE, from the coding sequence ATGCAACGCGGAAAAGGTATGAAGTTCGTAGGTGATTCACGTGTAAAAGCGAGTAACCGTATGCCGAACGTGCCAAAAGATTATTCCGAGTATCCAGGGAAAACAGAAGCTTTCTGGCCTGACTTCTTATTAAAAGAATGGATGGTTGGTGCAGTTTTCTTAATCGGTTATTTATTATTAACTGTCGCACATCCTTCACCACTTGAAGGCCCGGCAGATCCAACAAATGCATCGTATATACCGTTACCGGACTGGTACTTCCTATCAATGTACCAACTATTAAAATACTCTTATGCGTCTGGTCCATATAACGTTATTGGCGCAATGGTTATTCCAGGTATTGCATTTGGTTCATTAGCATTGGTACCATTTTTAGATAGAACACCTGAACGTCGACCATTTAAACGACCATTACCTACAGCATTTATGTTGTTGGCAATAGCAGCACTTATTTATACAACATGGGAATCTGTTCAGGCTACTAACTGGGAAGCAGTTCATGCTCAAGGTGAAATTACGGATAAACATTTAGGTTTACTTCCGGATGTTGAAGTAGATGAAACGTCCGAAGGTTATGAAATCTATCAGGCCCAAGCTTCATGTATCGGCTGTCATGGTGGAGACTTAGCTGGGGTATCAGGACCAATGCTTCTTGGCAATGAGTTATCAGCTGAAGAAGTTCAAGAAGTAATTGTGAATGGCCGAGGCGGTATGCCAGCTGGAGCATTTACAGGTACAGAGGAAGAACTTCAAGTTTTAGCTGAATTTATCGCAGGATTAAAAGAAGCTGAATAA
- the mgsA gene encoding methylglyoxal synthase — translation MKIALIAHDRKKDNLIQFAIAYRDILKEHDLYATGTTGTMIEAETGLPITKFRSGPLGGDQQIGAMIANNDMDMVFFFRDPLTAQPHEPDVMALVRLCDLYHIPLATNMGTAEILLKGLQEGFVDWRILEERRK, via the coding sequence ATGAAAATAGCTTTAATAGCACATGACCGGAAAAAAGATAATTTAATTCAATTTGCGATTGCGTATCGCGATATTTTAAAAGAGCATGATCTATATGCAACAGGCACTACGGGCACGATGATCGAAGCGGAAACAGGACTTCCTATCACGAAGTTTCGCTCGGGTCCATTAGGGGGAGACCAGCAAATCGGTGCGATGATCGCCAATAATGATATGGATATGGTATTTTTCTTCCGGGATCCATTGACTGCACAGCCTCATGAGCCGGATGTCATGGCATTAGTGCGGTTATGCGACTTGTATCATATACCGCTTGCGACAAATATGGGAACAGCGGAAATATTATTAAAAGGGCTTCAGGAAGGTTTTGTTGACTGGCGCATTTTAGAAGAGCGCAGAAAATAA
- a CDS encoding DUF1405 domain-containing protein: MKAYMMQLWYVLNHRAFLTLLLIINLLGTVYGYYWYRGQLAVTDPIYYIFVPDSPTASLFFCFAIIGWLIGRNFKLMEVLAFITLIKYGLWAVAMNLLTFVENGELGADGWMLVASHFLMAVQAVLYLPNYRFKMWHVMVAAIWTLHNDIIDYLFGQMPFYRVIYQYPSEIGYFTFWLSVACIVFAFLESRKREYLQQD; the protein is encoded by the coding sequence ATGAAAGCATATATGATGCAATTATGGTACGTATTAAACCATCGTGCCTTTTTAACATTACTGCTTATTATTAACTTGCTTGGTACAGTTTACGGCTATTACTGGTATCGAGGGCAGTTGGCAGTAACAGACCCGATTTACTATATATTCGTACCGGATTCGCCCACTGCAAGCTTATTTTTCTGTTTTGCCATTATTGGTTGGCTGATCGGCAGAAACTTCAAATTAATGGAAGTGCTTGCCTTTATCACGTTAATTAAATATGGATTATGGGCAGTTGCGATGAATCTTCTAACATTTGTGGAGAATGGAGAGTTGGGAGCGGACGGGTGGATGCTCGTTGCTTCACATTTTTTAATGGCAGTACAGGCTGTTCTGTATTTACCGAATTACCGATTTAAAATGTGGCACGTGATGGTTGCGGCTATTTGGACATTGCATAACGATATAATCGACTATTTATTTGGACAAATGCCATTTTACAGAGTCATTTACCAGTATCCAAGCGAGATTGGCTACTTCACTTTTTGGCTTTCGGTGGCATGTATAGTCTTTGCTTTTCTTGAAAGTCGTAAGCGTGAATATTTGCAACAAGACTAG
- the dapB gene encoding 4-hydroxy-tetrahydrodipicolinate reductase, with protein sequence MTIRVAIAGARGKMGTEAVHTIMNNDGMELVSALDYKEVGTSLALLEEFPKSYEVPIYTNFVELVRETKPDVLLDLTNPLCVYERTKQALIHNIRPVVGTTGFTDEQLEELQQLATEKQLGCIIAPNFAIGAILMMKFAKDAAKYFPDVEIIEMHHDQKLDAPSGTGIKTAQMISEVRKAKKQGHPEEKETHTGARGANFDGMHIHSVRLPGLVAHQQVLFGSTGELLTIRHDSLNRGSFMSGVTFSIEEVMKTNTLIYGLENII encoded by the coding sequence ATGACAATCAGAGTAGCAATTGCCGGTGCACGAGGCAAAATGGGAACAGAAGCAGTACATACAATCATGAATAATGACGGAATGGAACTTGTATCAGCACTTGATTATAAAGAAGTCGGTACATCACTAGCCTTGCTTGAAGAGTTTCCAAAATCTTATGAAGTTCCGATTTATACAAATTTTGTTGAGCTTGTACGTGAGACAAAGCCGGATGTACTATTAGATTTAACAAATCCGCTTTGTGTTTATGAACGAACAAAACAGGCATTAATACATAACATACGTCCAGTTGTTGGGACGACCGGTTTTACCGACGAACAACTTGAAGAACTGCAGCAATTGGCAACAGAAAAACAATTAGGCTGTATTATTGCGCCAAACTTCGCGATTGGTGCAATACTAATGATGAAGTTCGCCAAAGATGCCGCAAAATATTTCCCGGATGTGGAAATTATCGAAATGCATCATGATCAAAAGCTTGATGCGCCATCTGGTACCGGTATTAAAACAGCACAAATGATCAGTGAAGTTCGAAAAGCGAAAAAGCAGGGGCATCCGGAGGAAAAAGAAACACATACTGGTGCAAGAGGCGCAAACTTTGACGGCATGCATATCCATTCAGTAAGACTTCCAGGTTTAGTTGCGCATCAGCAAGTACTGTTTGGCAGCACAGGTGAATTATTAACGATTCGTCATGATTCATTAAATCGCGGAAGCTTTATGAGCGGTGTTACATTTAGTATTGAAGAAGTAATGAAAACCAATACATTAATCTACGGATTAGAGAACATCATTTAG
- the bshA gene encoding N-acetyl-alpha-D-glucosaminyl L-malate synthase BshA — translation MKKLKIGITCYPTVGGSGVIATELGKMLAERGHEIHFITSSVPFRLNKIYSNVFFHEVEVNNYSVFQYPPYDIALASKMADVIKEEKLDLLHVHYAIPHAVCAVLARHMSGENFGIVTTLHGTDISVLGEDSTLAQAIKYGIDCSDAVTTVSESLKQQTYALIDTKKPIETIYNFVDEDVFKPVDPGNLKEQFGILPHEKVIIHVSNFRKIKNLPDVVDSFLKIRERMPAKLLLVGDGPEKHRVTDIVKDSPYTDDVLFLGKQENITELFAISDLKLLLSEKESFGLVLLEAMACGVPGIGSAIGGIPEVIDHGVNGYLVPLGDTQAVADYAVELLQDEEKHQAFKEAALKSVREQFHESKMVEQYERIYESVVEKKNDSATMASGKGSH, via the coding sequence ATGAAAAAATTAAAAATTGGTATAACATGTTACCCGACAGTAGGAGGTTCGGGTGTAATTGCAACAGAGTTAGGTAAAATGTTGGCAGAACGAGGACATGAAATTCACTTTATTACTTCAAGTGTGCCATTTCGACTTAATAAAATTTATTCAAACGTTTTTTTCCACGAGGTGGAAGTGAATAATTATTCGGTATTTCAATACCCACCATACGATATTGCATTAGCAAGTAAAATGGCTGATGTTATTAAAGAGGAGAAACTTGATTTATTACATGTTCATTATGCGATTCCTCATGCGGTTTGTGCGGTTTTGGCCCGCCATATGAGCGGCGAGAACTTTGGCATTGTCACAACACTTCACGGAACAGATATTTCTGTTTTAGGCGAAGATTCTACGCTGGCGCAGGCAATCAAATATGGCATTGATTGTTCCGATGCAGTAACGACTGTTTCGGAATCGTTAAAACAGCAGACATATGCTTTAATCGATACGAAAAAACCGATTGAGACTATTTATAATTTCGTTGATGAGGATGTATTTAAGCCTGTGGATCCCGGCAATTTAAAAGAGCAATTTGGTATTTTGCCGCATGAAAAAGTAATTATCCATGTCTCGAATTTCCGTAAAATAAAAAATCTGCCGGACGTGGTCGATTCATTCCTGAAGATCCGTGAGCGTATGCCGGCCAAATTATTATTAGTCGGCGACGGACCGGAAAAGCATCGTGTCACAGATATCGTTAAAGATTCACCGTATACGGATGATGTATTGTTTTTAGGTAAGCAGGAAAACATTACAGAACTTTTTGCTATCAGTGATTTAAAGTTATTGCTTTCAGAAAAAGAATCGTTCGGACTTGTATTACTGGAAGCTATGGCATGCGGAGTACCTGGTATCGGTTCAGCGATCGGCGGGATTCCTGAAGTGATTGATCATGGGGTGAACGGCTATTTGGTTCCGCTTGGAGATACGCAAGCTGTCGCGGATTATGCGGTCGAACTGCTGCAGGATGAGGAAAAACATCAAGCTTTCAAAGAAGCTGCACTAAAATCGGTACGCGAACAGTTCCATGAATCAAAAATGGTTGAACAATATGAACGTATATATGAAAGTGTGGTTGAAAAAAAGAATGATTCCGCAACAATGGCAAGCGGCAAAGGAAGTCATTAA
- a CDS encoding YitT family protein, translated as MQGIKIQNIIGILIGSAIFSFGFVHFNMQNQLGEGGFSGITLILYFTLNWDPALMNLLLNIPMFILGWRLLGKKSFIYTIIGTLSVSVFLKIFQIYEVDMNLQDDLFLVSLFAGVFVGIGLGIVFRFGGTTGGVDILARLGNKYLGWSMGKTMFGFDFFVIILSWMTFLDARSMMYTLVAVYVGGRVIDLVQEGAYSAKGAFIISVKSDEIANLITNNMDRGVTVFDGHGHFTKEHRDVLYCVIGRNELVRLKNIVHGIDPHAFVSVMDVRDVTGEGFTLDDKKQPLH; from the coding sequence ATGCAAGGAATAAAAATACAGAATATCATCGGAATTCTTATCGGTTCCGCAATATTCAGTTTCGGTTTTGTCCACTTCAATATGCAAAACCAACTGGGTGAAGGTGGATTTAGTGGTATTACACTTATTTTATATTTTACACTAAATTGGGACCCAGCATTAATGAATTTGTTATTAAATATTCCAATGTTTATTCTAGGATGGCGTTTACTAGGGAAAAAATCATTTATCTACACAATCATCGGTACACTCAGCGTATCGGTATTTTTAAAAATCTTCCAAATTTACGAAGTCGATATGAACTTGCAGGATGATCTATTCCTTGTATCATTATTTGCAGGGGTATTTGTCGGGATTGGTTTAGGGATTGTGTTCCGATTCGGTGGGACAACCGGCGGGGTCGATATTTTAGCCCGACTTGGAAATAAATATCTTGGTTGGAGTATGGGTAAAACGATGTTCGGCTTTGATTTCTTTGTCATTATCCTTTCCTGGATGACGTTTTTGGATGCCCGTTCGATGATGTATACATTAGTAGCCGTTTATGTTGGCGGCCGTGTCATCGATTTAGTGCAGGAAGGCGCCTATTCAGCAAAAGGTGCATTTATAATTTCAGTGAAGTCCGATGAAATCGCAAACTTAATTACGAATAACATGGACCGTGGCGTAACCGTTTTTGATGGTCATGGTCATTTTACAAAAGAACACCGGGATGTTCTGTACTGTGTAATCGGACGAAACGAACTTGTCCGTCTAAAAAATATTGTCCATGGCATCGATCCGCATGCATTCGTATCCGTCATGGATGTCCGCGATGTAACGGGAGAAGGCTTCACACTCGACGATAAAAAACAGCCTCTTCATTAG
- the panB gene encoding 3-methyl-2-oxobutanoate hydroxymethyltransferase, with product MKTTAQFLKMKEQGEKIVMITAYDYPAAKFSEAAGVDMILVGDSLGMVVLGYESTMRVTVEDMIHHSKAVRRGAPDTFIVVDMPFGSYHGDVNETLKIAVKMMQETNANAVKVEGADDIVPVIKKLTDAGIPVVAHLGLLPQSAGVLGGYKVQGKTAEQAEKLIKDALLVEQAGACAVVLECIPHQLTEVVSHNLTIPTIGIGAGVKADGQVLVYHDLLQYGKHHIPKFVEAFAQVGEEVEKGITNYTNAVKLGTFPTLQQSFTMKETELIELYGGVK from the coding sequence ATGAAAACAACTGCACAGTTTTTAAAAATGAAAGAGCAAGGCGAAAAAATTGTCATGATTACCGCTTATGATTATCCGGCAGCGAAATTTTCCGAAGCGGCAGGTGTTGATATGATACTTGTTGGGGATTCCCTCGGGATGGTCGTACTGGGCTATGAATCGACAATGCGTGTAACGGTGGAAGATATGATTCACCATAGTAAAGCGGTGCGCCGAGGTGCACCGGATACGTTCATTGTTGTCGATATGCCATTTGGTTCCTATCACGGAGATGTGAACGAAACATTGAAAATCGCTGTGAAAATGATGCAGGAAACGAATGCAAATGCCGTAAAAGTAGAAGGGGCAGATGATATTGTACCTGTAATTAAGAAGTTAACCGATGCCGGTATTCCGGTAGTGGCACATTTAGGATTGCTGCCTCAATCGGCAGGAGTACTTGGAGGCTATAAAGTGCAAGGAAAAACAGCCGAGCAAGCGGAAAAATTAATAAAAGATGCCCTACTTGTTGAACAAGCAGGTGCATGTGCCGTTGTGCTGGAATGTATTCCACATCAGTTGACGGAAGTTGTCTCGCATAACTTGACGATTCCGACAATTGGTATCGGTGCTGGTGTAAAAGCGGATGGGCAAGTGCTCGTATACCACGACTTATTACAATACGGAAAGCATCATATACCAAAATTTGTTGAAGCATTCGCACAAGTCGGTGAAGAGGTAGAGAAGGGGATTACGAATTATACAAATGCTGTAAAATTAGGTACATTCCCGACATTACAACAAAGTTTTACAATGAAAGAGACAGAGCTAATCGAGCTCTACGGAGGCGTAAAATAA